TACGAGGTGTGCAGCTCCGGCGTCAGCACGACCGCGTCGCAGGGAATGCGCTCGCCGTGCGCCGTGTGCACCGCCGTGACCCGGTCCCCGCTGCGTTCGAGGCGGGAGACGGTCGTGTCGTAGTGGAACTTCGCGCCCGCGTTGCTCGCGGCGGTGGCCAAGGCGTCCGGGACCGCCCGCATTCCGCCCTTCGGGAACCAGACTCCCGCGACGGTGTCCATGTACGCGATCACCCCGTACGCGCCCAGCGCGCGCTCCGGAGCGACGCCCGCGTAGAGGGCTTGGAAGGAGAAGATCCGGCGCAGGCGCTCATCGCGGACGAACCGCCCGATCGCCGGGCCGAGCCGCCCGAACCCGCCCAGCGCCGCGAGCTTCGCCAGCGCGGGGCGCACGAGGTCGAACGGCGAGTCGAAGTTGGCGCCGATGAACGTGTCGATCTCCGCGCGGTAGAGGTCGGTCAACCACGTGCGCAGCCGCACGTAGCCCGCCGCCTCGTCAGCCCCGGCGACCCGCCTGACCTCGGCTTCCATCGCGTCGGCGGCGGTGTGCACATCGATGCTCGTGCCGTCGGCGAACTCCGCGCGGTAGGCCGGGTGCAGCGGCACCAGCTCCACGTGCTCGCGCAGGCTGGACCCGACCGCGGCCAGGGCTTCGTCGAGCAGTTCCGGCATCGTCAAGACCGTCGGCCCGGTGTCGAACCGGTATCCGCCCAGGTCCAGCCGTCCCGCCCGGCCACCGGGGACCCCGTCGCGCTCCACCACGGTCACCTGGCGGCCCGCGCCGAGCAGGTGCAACGCCGCCGACAACCCGGCCAGCCCCGCCCCGACCACCACCACGTGGTCAGTCCGCCCGGCCACCGTCCGCATCGCCGCTCCTCCCCGCGCTCTCCCCACCCACCCTATGTCCCCAGCCCTCCCGCCGTCGGCTGCGGCTTACCCACCGAATGAGTCATTGAGGTACTTGAACGCACCGAATGACTCATTCGGTGCGTAAGAGCGGAGCGAACGGGGCAGTGGGGAGGTGCCCGGCCCGCGATGTGGTGAGGAGCGCGGGCGGTTAGCGTGTGGGGGCGGACGCGGAGATCCGCTGAGGAGGGGTGGCATGGGCAGCCGCGAGCTCGACGCGGCCGGGATCACCGAACCCCGGCTCCGGCGGGCGTACCTGCGTTGCCGCGCGCTCAACGCCCGCCACGGCCGGACGTACTTCCTCGCCACCAGGCTGCTCAGCCCGGCGCGGCGGCCCGCGGTGCACGCGCTGTACGGGTTCGCGAGGTGGGCGGACGAGATCGTCGACAACCCGTCCACTGTGGACATGGAAGCGAAGCTGGCGGAGCTGGAGCGATCGCTGGCGCACGCGTTGGCGGAGGGCGCCTGCGAGCACCCGGTGCTGGCCGCGCTGATCGACACGATCGATCGCTTCGGGCTGGACCACGGGCTGTTCACCGACTTCATGGCCTCGATGCGGATGGACCTGACGGTCACCGAGTATGCCACGTTCGCCGATCTGGGGCGGTACGTCCGCGGCTCCGCGGAGGTGATCGGCCTGCAGATGCTGCCGGTCCTCGGCACGGTCGGCCCGCGCGAGGAGGCCGCGCCGTACGCCGCGCGGCTCGGGCTGGCCTTCCAGATCACCAACTTCCTGCGGGACGTGGACGAGGACCTGGACCGCGGCCGGGTCTACCTGCCGATGGCCGAACTGGGGGCCTTCGGCGTGGACCGGGACCGCCTCCGCTGGTGCCAGGCGCGCGGCAGCGCCGACCAGGCCGTCCGCGCCGCGCTCGCGCACCTGATCGCGCTGAACTACGCCGACTACCGGGCCGCCGCACCCGGGATCGAGCTGCTGTCACCGGAGTCGCGGCCGTGCATCCGAACGGCTTTTCGGCTCTACAGCGGCATTCTGGACGAGATCGTGGCCGCCGACTACGACGTGTTCGCTGGCCGCGTCGCCGTGCCGAAGGTCCGTAGACTCGCCGTGGCCGGAGCAGCCCTGCTCACCCGCGGTTTCCAGGAGGTAGCTCGATGAGCCGTCCCATCACCATCGTCACCGGCGGCGGCCGGGGCATCGGCGCCGCGATCTGCGTCCGGCTGGCCGCGGACGGGCACGACGTGGTGATCGGCTACCGCAGCGACCGCGAAGCCGCGCAGGCGGTGGCCAAGGAGGTCGCCGAGCGCGGCGGCCGGTCGCTGCCGGTGGCGATGGACACCTCGGCCGAGGCGGACGTGGAGCGCCTGTTCGACACGGCGGCGGCAGAGCTCGGGCCGATCAGCGGTCTGGTCAACAACGCCGGTGTGACCGGGAAGCTCGGCTCGCTGGTGGACACGAGCACGGAGGACCTGCGGCAGGTGCTGGAGGTCAACGTGCTCGGCTATCTGCTGTGCGCGCGCCGCGCTGCCAAGGACATGGCCGGACGCGGCGGGGCGATCGTGAACATCTCCTCGGCCGCCGCGACCCTGGGCAGTCCTGGCGAGTACGTGCACTACGCCGCGAGCAAGGCGGCGACGGACGCGATGACCGTCGGCCTGGCGAAGGAGCTCGCCAAGGACGGCATCCGCGTGAACGGCGTCGCGCCGGGCACTGTGCACACCAGGATCCACGCCGACATGGGCGATCCGGACCGCCCCAACCGTGTCGCGAGCCGCATCCCGCTCGGTCGCTCGGGACAGCCGGAGGAGATCGCGGGCGCGGTGTCGTGGCTGTTCTCCCCGGACGCCTCGTTCACCACCGGCACCACGATCAGGATCGCGGGCGGTCTCTGACATGCGGGTCACCGAGGGTTTCGACAAGGCCGCGTCGGCGTACGACCGCTTGGTCGGCGCGAACCCCGGCTACCACGCGCAGCTGCGCTTGTCCGCGCGCCGCATCGGAATTCCGGACCAGGGGAGGGGGCAGCGCCTGCTCGACCTCGGGTGCGGGACGGGTGCCTCGACCGCCGCGTTGCTGCGCGCCGCGCCGGAAGCGGAGATCGTCGCGGTGGACGGCTCGGCCGGAATGTTGGCCCGTGCCAAGGAAAAGAGCTGGCCTTCCACGGTGCGCTTCGTGCACTCCCGCGTCGAGGACCTCACGCTTCGCGGGCCGTTCGACGGGATCTTCGCGGCTTACCTGGTGCGGAACCTGCCCGACGTCGACGGCGGCCTGCGCGCGATTCGCGGCCTGCTGAAGCCCGGAGCGCCGTTCGTCGCGCATGAGTACTCCGTCGCGGACTCGCGGCTCGCCAAGGCGGTGTGGACGGCGGTGTGCTGGTCGGTGATCATCCCGGCGGGGCGCCTGGTCTCCGGGGACGCCTCGCTCTACCGCTACCTGTGGCGCAGCGTGCTCGACTTCGACGGAGTGATCGACTTCGAGAACCGCTTGTCCAGCAATGGGTTCGACACCATTCGAACCGGCAGCATGCCGGGGTGGCAGCGCGGTGTCGCGCACACCTTCTTCGCCAGGAGGCCGCTGCGGTGAGCCCATTGCCCGGCCGTGACCGCCGCGCCGTCCTGCACCGTCCCCGCCCCGGCCGAGCGAGCGCCGACGATCGCGTTGTCGCCGTGGTGGGCGGGGGAATCGCGGGTCTGTCGGCGGCGACCGCATTGGTGGAGCGCGGAGTTCGAGTCGTTCTGCTGGAGCGCGAGCAGTACCTGGGCGGGCGCGTCGGTGGTTGGCCGACGAGCCTGTCCGACGGTTCCCAGGTCTCCATGAACCGCGGTTTCCACGCGTTCTTCCGGCAGTACTACACCCTTCGCGGACTGTTGCGTCGCACCGATCCGATGTTGTCGGGGCTGACCCCGATGCTCGACTACCCGTTGGTGCACAGCGACGGTTACCGCGACACCTTCCAGAACCTGCCGAAGACCCCGCCGCTCAACGCCTTCGCCTTCGCGTTGAACAGCCCCACCTTCACGCTGCGCGACATCACCCGCCTCGATGCCCGCGCGGCGCTTCCGCTGGTGGACGTGCGCGTTCCGGGAACCTACGACAAGCTCGACCACATCAACGCCGCGGAGTTCCTGGAGCGGCTGCGTTTTCCGCCCGCCGCAAGGCACCTGGCGTTCGAGGTGTTCTCGCGCAGCTTCTTCGCCGCGCCGACCGCGCTGTCCGCGGCCGAACTGGCGACGATGTTCCACCTGTACTTCCTCGGCTCCAGCGAGGGCCTGGTCTTCGACGTCGCGGCCGACTCGTTCGCGACCCTGTGGGATCCGCTCGGTGCCTACATCAGCAAGCGCGGCGCGGAGATTCGCCTTGGCACAGCGGTCGAATCGATCGCGCTCGGGGGCTCGCGGCGTTTCGTCGTCGACGGCGTCGAGGCAGACGGGGTGGTCCTGGCCGTGGACGTGCCAGGGCTGCGGGGACTGATCGACCGATCACCGGAGCTCGGCGATGAAGCCTGGCGGGTCCGGATCAAGGACCTCCGCACTGCGCCGCCTTTCCTCGTGTCGCGGCTGTGGCTTGATCGGCCTGTGCGCCCCGATCGGCCAGGATTCCTCGGTACGAGCGGATATGGCCCGCTCGACAACATCAGCGTGCTCGACCGCTACGAACGAGAGTCCCGCGCCTGGGCCGCGCGCACGGGAGGCTCTGTCGTCGAGCTGCACGGCTACGCGTTGGCCACTGTGGACGGTGCGCGCGAGCGGCTGATCGCGGAGCTGCACCGCGTCTACCCGGAGACCGCGGACGCCCGGATCGTCGACGAGCGGCACGAGCTGCGCGAGGACTGCCCGCTGTTCCCGCCGGGCGGGTTCGCCCAGCGGCCGACCGTGTCGACACCGCAGGAAGGCTTGGTGCTGGCCGGAGATCTCGTGCGCATCGACCTGCCCGTGGCCTTGATGGAGCGCGCGGCGACCACCGGGACGCACGCCGCCAACCTGCTGCTGGAGCAGTTCGGCGTGCAAGGCCATCCACTGTGGACGGTGCCGGTCGCGGGCAGGTGGGCGCCGCTGCGCGCGCTCGCCTCGCGGTTCAGCCGGTAGCGGTCAGAGTGCGGTTGCGCCGAGCCTGGATCGCGGTGCGCACGAAGTACGCCGCGGTCGGTCGCACTGGGACGGTGTAGCCGAGGTTCCACAGGTGCCAGGACAGCGTCGTGCGCATCCACTGACCTTCGGTCAGCTCGTTGAGGGCCACCACGCCGGCGACCGTTGTGCGGTTGGCACCGGGCAGCCGGCTCAGCACGCGCTGCGCGAGCCGCGACGGTTGCCCCAGCCAGCTCGGGGTGAGCACCACGAGCACCGAGTACTCCTCGACCGAGACCGGCACGTCCGTCGCGGGCAGGCAGTCGACGCTCACGCCCCAGGAGCGCAGGTCCGAGCAGACGGCGTGCTCCGAGCCGTCGAGCGTGCAGTCGAGCACCAGTGCGCGCATGGGGAGACTCCTGGGGACGTGTTGGGTTGCGGCACCGGTTCTACCCTGTCGGCGGGCCCCAGGACCTCACACGATCGTGTGATCAACTTCTCGGCGGAGGAATCGGCTGGTCACGCAGGGCTGCTGCCACAGCGACCAGGTTCCCCGCCATCGCCCGACCGGTGCTGTGCGACCAGTCCTTGCCCTCATCAGTGTCCGCATAGGACGGTCCGGGGCCCGGTCCGCGGTTCCAGTACGTCCACGCCTGACCGGGGATGGTGTAGCCGATGTCACCCAGTCCGCCGGCCAGCTCGCTGATCACGTGGTGCGCGCCGTCCTCGTTGCCGGTCACCAGCACCCCGGCGACCCGGTTGTAGGCGACCGGCCGCTGCTCGTCGTCGGTCTCGGAGATCATCGCGTCCATCCGCTCCAGCGCGCGCTGCGCGACCGAGGACGGGTGCCCGACCCACGTCGGCGTGGCGAACACCAGGATCTCGGAGCCGAGCAGCTTCTCGTGCACCGCGGGCCACGGATCGCCCGGGCCCACGTCGGTGTCCACGCCGGGCGGGATGTCCAGGTCGACGAGCCGCAGCTGTTCCACCGCGACGCCCAGCTTCTCCAGTTCCGTCACGACGACCGACGCCAGCTGATCGGTGTTGGACTCGGCCGGGGACTTCTTCAAAGTGCAGTTCAGCACCAGGGCGCGCAGAGTCATGCGGTCCGGGTACCCACATCGCGACGGTCTACCCGGGCCAGCGACCATCCTTGCGCAGCTCGAAGCGTCGCTCCGCGTAAGCGATGTCGTCGCGCCACAGCCGCTTCGCCGCCCAGCGCATCGCCGGTCGCACCGCTCCCGCCACGTGCCGCGCGTAAGCGAATCCGGGCCGCGTGGAGTGGGCGATGGTCGCCTCGATCACCGCTGTCCTCCCGGGACCGATGGGCGTGGCGTGGGTTTCCACGACGCTGCCGACGCCCTCGCCCTCGACGATGTGCATGACGACCGTGCGCGGCTCGGGGCAGCTGAACCGCGCGATCACCGGCACCCCGATTCGCTTGGTCAGGCGGAAAGTGACCTCCACGAGGAAGTCGCTCGCGTCGAGCACGCGCAGCTCGGCGAAGGAGTACGGGTGGAACCACGCGCCGTGCCACGGATCGAGCCGGTTGAACACGACGTCCTCGGGCTCGCACCGGCCGAGCACCGTCGCCACCGCGGACACCGACGACTCCAACGGCGGACGCTGGGGCAACACGGGCGCTTCCGACGGTTCTTCGCCGCCGACGCGGTCCAACCGCACCCATGCGAGCACTCCGTCGTCGTAGGCGGGATAGCGTGCCCAACCGGCGGTTGGCTTGTCTCCCAGCGACAATCCGTGCCAACGGCACACCAGGGCGGCACCGTCGACGGCCGCGTCGCAGAGGGGAGCGCCGAGGTGCGGGCACGCGCCCGGCCCCACGCGCAGCTCCCCGTCAGGAGTGCGCCAGGCCACCAGCTCCTGTCCGGCGACGTGCCTGCCGAAGGGCTTCGCCGAGGTGATCTCCGAGCTGGCGGCGAGCACGAACCAGTTGCCGGAGGGCCGGGCGAGCGCCCGCTCCAGCGCCTCGGCGATCAGGCCGGGCCTGGCGCCGCGCCACGTCGGCTCCTGGCGAGTCCAGGGCGGCGGGGAGATGGGCCGGATCGGCCAGTTCTTCGGCCAGCGCATCCCCCGACCCTATGCCCGTCGCCGCCACCCTTCCAGCCGAGCCCGCGACTACACGCGTGTGTAGTAAGCTGCACGCGTGGATAGTCGAGAGGACCTGACCGCCCGGGCCCGCATCCGGGACGCGGCGCTGCGCCACTTCGGCGAGCACGGCTTCGACCGGGCGACGATCAGGGGGATCGCCGCGACGGCGGAGGTGTCGTCGGGGCTGGTCCGGCACCACTTCGGGTCGAAGGAGGCGTTGCGGGACGCGTGCGACGCCCACCTGGCGCGGGTGGTGTCGGAGATCAACGACCGGGTCCGGACCGATCTCGATCCCGCGCCCGGGGAAGGCGTCAACTACGTCGCCGTGTCCATGGCGGCGCTGGGGCCGTACCGGGACTACATCCGCCGTGCGCTGGTGGAAGGGCGCGCGGAGCAGCTGTTCGACAAGATCGCCGAGCTGAGCGCGGACTGGCTGGCGGAGTCCGATCGCAAACGGCCTGACCGCCCGGTGGTCTCCCGGCAGGCCAGGGCCACGGTGACCACGGCCATGGCCCTGGCGGTGACCGTGCTGCACGAGCACGTCTCGCGCGGCCTGGGCGTCGACGTGTTCAGCCCGGACGGCGAGGACCTGCTGGCCCGCGTCCTGCTCGACCTCTACTCCCACCCCATGATCAGCCCGGACGAGGCGGCGGCCTTGCGCGCCGGCCTGCCGAGGAAACCGAGGAAACGGCAATGACGGAAGCGATAGCGGTGCGCGGGCTGGTGAAGCGGTTCGGCCGCACCACCGCGCTGGACGGGCTCGACCTCAGCGTGCGCGCGGGTGAGGTGCACGGCTTCCTCGGACCCAACGGTGCGGGGAAGAGCACCACGATCCGGACCCTGCTGGGGCTGCTGCGCGCGGACGGGGGCACTGCCGAACTCCTCGGCGGCGATCCGTGGCAGGACGCGACCGAGCTGCACCGCAGGCTGGCCTACGTGCCGGGTGAGGTGACGCTCTGGCCGAACCTGACCGGTGGCGAGGTGATCGACCTGCTCACGAACCTGCGCGGCGGGGCGGACCGGGGCAGGCGCCAGGAGCTGGTCGAGCGCTTCGACCTCGACCCGCGCACCACCTGCCGTGCCTACTCGAAGGGCAACCGGCAGAAGGTGGCGCTGATCGCCGCGCTCGCCGCCGACGCGGAGCTGCTGATCCTCGACGAGCCCACCTCCGGGCTGGACCCGCTGATGGAGGCGGTCTTCCGCGAGGTGATCACCGAGCGGCGCGGCCAGACGGTGCTGCTGTCCAGTCACATCCTCTCCGAGGTGGAGGTGCTGTGCGACCGGGTCACGATCATCCGCGACGGGCGGGCCGTGGACTCCGGCACGCTCACCGAGCTTCGGCACCTGTCCCGCACGTCGATCGAGGCGGAGCTGCTCCGCCCCGCGGACGGGCTCGCTGACCTGCCGGGCGTGCACGACCTGCACGTCAGCGGCGACAGGGTGCGCCTCGCCGTGGACAACGACGCGCTCGACGCCGTGCTGGCGCGGCTCAGTTCCTTGGGCGTCAAGGGTTTCACCGGTCGGCCGCCGACGCTGGAGGAGCTGTTCCTGCGACACTACGACCGGGTGGCCCGATGAACGGGACCGCGCGGTTGTTCCGGTTGGCGCTGCGCCGGGAGCGGACCATCGCGCCGTGGTGGATCCTCCTGCTCGCCACCATGGCGCTGGTCCTGGTCGCCTACATCGAACGGAACATGGGCACGCCGGAGCTGAAGGCCACCTACGTCGAGATCCTGAACCGCAACGCCTTCTTCCGCGCACTGGGCGGCAGCACGGTCGAAGCCGATCTCGGCGTGCTCTCGTCGTGGCGCAGCGGCGGATTCCTGTACGTGGCCAATGGACTCGCCGCTTTGCTCGCCGTGATCCGGTACACGCGCGCGGACGAGGACTCCGGCCGGACGGAGTTGCTGCGCGCCGGGGTGGTCGGTCGCCACGCGGGCCTGACCGCGGCCCTGCTGGTCGCCGGTGCGAGCAGTCTGGCGGGGGGAACCGCGACGGCGCTCGCGCTGATCGTGACCGGCCTGGAGCCGGTGGGCTCGATCGCTTACGGGGCCGCCGTCACCGTCGCGGGCTGGGTGTTCGCCGGGGTCGGTGCCGTCGCGGCCCAGCTCGCCGGGAACGCCCGCACGGCAAGGGTTGTCGCGCTGTCCGTGCTCGGCGCCGCCTACGTGCTGCGGTACGCGGGCGACGCGAGCGGGCAGTTCTGGATGAAGTACGTCTCGCCGATCGGCTGGAGCCACCTGGTCGAGCCGTACAAGACGAATCGGTGGTGGATGCTCGCCGTCACGATCGCGGTGACGGCGGCGTTGTCGGCCGTTGCCTACCGGTTGTCGGCGCGACGCGATCTCGGTGAGGGTGTGATCCCCGCGCGGGCGGGACGCGCGGAAGCGCCGCACCTCCGTGGCCCGATCAGCCTGTCCTGGCGGCTGAACCGGGGATTGCTGGCCAAGTGGGCGGCCGGGGTCGCCGTCTTCGCCGCGGCGGCCGGTGGGATGAGCACGCTGGGACACCAGATCGGCGAGGTGCCCGCGGCCGTCCACCTCATCGCGGCCTTCGGCAACCCGGCCGGGACCGCGCTCGACGCCGCCCTGTGGCCGCTCATCCTGATCTTCGCGCACGTCATCGCGCTGTACCCGGTGCTCATGGTGCAGCGGCTGCGCGCCGAGGAACGCACCGGCAACGCGGAGATCGTCCAGGCGACGCCCGCGACCCGGATGCGCTGGGCCGCCGGGCAGCTCGTGGTCGCCGGGCTCGGCGCGGCCGCGTTGCTGGCCGTCGCCGGACTGGTGTTCGGCGCGTTCTTCGCGTGGCTCGTCGGCGGGCCCGCGGACGTCCTGCGCATCTTCGCCGGAGCCATGGGGACCGTGCCCGCGGTGTGGCTGGTCGGGGCGGTCTGCGTGTTCGCCTACGGGGCGCTGCCGAGGGCCGCCGTGGCGATCTCGTGGATCACCTGGGTGGCGACGGCGACCCTCGGCCAGGTCGTCGGCCCGCTGTACGGGGTGTGGGGCGGCACCCCGTTCGAGCCGTTCCACTACATCCCGAACACCGTTGCCAGGGCCGCCTTCGACCCGCGACCGGCCGTGGTGCTGGTGGCGCTGTCCGCGGTGCTGCTCTGGGGCGGCCTGTTCGCCTTGCGGCGCCGCGATGTCGGCTAGAGGGCGAGGCGGCGGGACTGGTCGGAGACGAAGACGCCCTCGGGGTCGACGGAGGCGCGGA
The window above is part of the Allokutzneria albata genome. Proteins encoded here:
- the crtI gene encoding phytoene desaturase family protein produces the protein MRTVAGRTDHVVVVGAGLAGLSAALHLLGAGRQVTVVERDGVPGGRAGRLDLGGYRFDTGPTVLTMPELLDEALAAVGSSLREHVELVPLHPAYRAEFADGTSIDVHTAADAMEAEVRRVAGADEAAGYVRLRTWLTDLYRAEIDTFIGANFDSPFDLVRPALAKLAALGGFGRLGPAIGRFVRDERLRRIFSFQALYAGVAPERALGAYGVIAYMDTVAGVWFPKGGMRAVPDALATAASNAGAKFHYDTTVSRLERSGDRVTAVHTAHGERIPCDAVVLTPELHTSYRLLGHTPRRPVRLRYSPSAVVLHAGSSGSWPRLAHHTISFGHEWSRTFTEIIGRGVPMSDPSLLITRPTATDPDLAPPGKQTYFVLAPCPNLRSGPLDWVRIGPRYRDELVATLEGRGLTGFGAGIEVERLVTPADWAAMGHAAGTPFATAHTFAQTGPFRPANLVRGTANAVLAGCGTTPGVGVPPVLISGRLAAQRVTGR
- a CDS encoding phytoene/squalene synthase family protein, whose amino-acid sequence is MGSRELDAAGITEPRLRRAYLRCRALNARHGRTYFLATRLLSPARRPAVHALYGFARWADEIVDNPSTVDMEAKLAELERSLAHALAEGACEHPVLAALIDTIDRFGLDHGLFTDFMASMRMDLTVTEYATFADLGRYVRGSAEVIGLQMLPVLGTVGPREEAAPYAARLGLAFQITNFLRDVDEDLDRGRVYLPMAELGAFGVDRDRLRWCQARGSADQAVRAALAHLIALNYADYRAAAPGIELLSPESRPCIRTAFRLYSGILDEIVAADYDVFAGRVAVPKVRRLAVAGAALLTRGFQEVAR
- a CDS encoding SDR family NAD(P)-dependent oxidoreductase, with amino-acid sequence MSRPITIVTGGGRGIGAAICVRLAADGHDVVIGYRSDREAAQAVAKEVAERGGRSLPVAMDTSAEADVERLFDTAAAELGPISGLVNNAGVTGKLGSLVDTSTEDLRQVLEVNVLGYLLCARRAAKDMAGRGGAIVNISSAAATLGSPGEYVHYAASKAATDAMTVGLAKELAKDGIRVNGVAPGTVHTRIHADMGDPDRPNRVASRIPLGRSGQPEEIAGAVSWLFSPDASFTTGTTIRIAGGL
- a CDS encoding class I SAM-dependent methyltransferase: MRVTEGFDKAASAYDRLVGANPGYHAQLRLSARRIGIPDQGRGQRLLDLGCGTGASTAALLRAAPEAEIVAVDGSAGMLARAKEKSWPSTVRFVHSRVEDLTLRGPFDGIFAAYLVRNLPDVDGGLRAIRGLLKPGAPFVAHEYSVADSRLAKAVWTAVCWSVIIPAGRLVSGDASLYRYLWRSVLDFDGVIDFENRLSSNGFDTIRTGSMPGWQRGVAHTFFARRPLR
- a CDS encoding FAD-dependent oxidoreductase, with translation MSPLPGRDRRAVLHRPRPGRASADDRVVAVVGGGIAGLSAATALVERGVRVVLLEREQYLGGRVGGWPTSLSDGSQVSMNRGFHAFFRQYYTLRGLLRRTDPMLSGLTPMLDYPLVHSDGYRDTFQNLPKTPPLNAFAFALNSPTFTLRDITRLDARAALPLVDVRVPGTYDKLDHINAAEFLERLRFPPAARHLAFEVFSRSFFAAPTALSAAELATMFHLYFLGSSEGLVFDVAADSFATLWDPLGAYISKRGAEIRLGTAVESIALGGSRRFVVDGVEADGVVLAVDVPGLRGLIDRSPELGDEAWRVRIKDLRTAPPFLVSRLWLDRPVRPDRPGFLGTSGYGPLDNISVLDRYERESRAWAARTGGSVVELHGYALATVDGARERLIAELHRVYPETADARIVDERHELREDCPLFPPGGFAQRPTVSTPQEGLVLAGDLVRIDLPVALMERAATTGTHAANLLLEQFGVQGHPLWTVPVAGRWAPLRALASRFSR
- a CDS encoding flavodoxin family protein; the encoded protein is MTLRALVLNCTLKKSPAESNTDQLASVVVTELEKLGVAVEQLRLVDLDIPPGVDTDVGPGDPWPAVHEKLLGSEILVFATPTWVGHPSSVAQRALERMDAMISETDDEQRPVAYNRVAGVLVTGNEDGAHHVISELAGGLGDIGYTIPGQAWTYWNRGPGPGPSYADTDEGKDWSHSTGRAMAGNLVAVAAALRDQPIPPPRS
- a CDS encoding DUF5914 domain-containing protein, encoding MRWPKNWPIRPISPPPWTRQEPTWRGARPGLIAEALERALARPSGNWFVLAASSEITSAKPFGRHVAGQELVAWRTPDGELRVGPGACPHLGAPLCDAAVDGAALVCRWHGLSLGDKPTAGWARYPAYDDGVLAWVRLDRVGGEEPSEAPVLPQRPPLESSVSAVATVLGRCEPEDVVFNRLDPWHGAWFHPYSFAELRVLDASDFLVEVTFRLTKRIGVPVIARFSCPEPRTVVMHIVEGEGVGSVVETHATPIGPGRTAVIEATIAHSTRPGFAYARHVAGAVRPAMRWAAKRLWRDDIAYAERRFELRKDGRWPG
- a CDS encoding TetR/AcrR family transcriptional regulator, giving the protein MDSREDLTARARIRDAALRHFGEHGFDRATIRGIAATAEVSSGLVRHHFGSKEALRDACDAHLARVVSEINDRVRTDLDPAPGEGVNYVAVSMAALGPYRDYIRRALVEGRAEQLFDKIAELSADWLAESDRKRPDRPVVSRQARATVTTAMALAVTVLHEHVSRGLGVDVFSPDGEDLLARVLLDLYSHPMISPDEAAALRAGLPRKPRKRQ
- a CDS encoding ABC transporter ATP-binding protein, whose amino-acid sequence is MTEAIAVRGLVKRFGRTTALDGLDLSVRAGEVHGFLGPNGAGKSTTIRTLLGLLRADGGTAELLGGDPWQDATELHRRLAYVPGEVTLWPNLTGGEVIDLLTNLRGGADRGRRQELVERFDLDPRTTCRAYSKGNRQKVALIAALAADAELLILDEPTSGLDPLMEAVFREVITERRGQTVLLSSHILSEVEVLCDRVTIIRDGRAVDSGTLTELRHLSRTSIEAELLRPADGLADLPGVHDLHVSGDRVRLAVDNDALDAVLARLSSLGVKGFTGRPPTLEELFLRHYDRVAR
- a CDS encoding ABC transporter permease, which codes for MNGTARLFRLALRRERTIAPWWILLLATMALVLVAYIERNMGTPELKATYVEILNRNAFFRALGGSTVEADLGVLSSWRSGGFLYVANGLAALLAVIRYTRADEDSGRTELLRAGVVGRHAGLTAALLVAGASSLAGGTATALALIVTGLEPVGSIAYGAAVTVAGWVFAGVGAVAAQLAGNARTARVVALSVLGAAYVLRYAGDASGQFWMKYVSPIGWSHLVEPYKTNRWWMLAVTIAVTAALSAVAYRLSARRDLGEGVIPARAGRAEAPHLRGPISLSWRLNRGLLAKWAAGVAVFAAAAGGMSTLGHQIGEVPAAVHLIAAFGNPAGTALDAALWPLILIFAHVIALYPVLMVQRLRAEERTGNAEIVQATPATRMRWAAGQLVVAGLGAAALLAVAGLVFGAFFAWLVGGPADVLRIFAGAMGTVPAVWLVGAVCVFAYGALPRAAVAISWITWVATATLGQVVGPLYGVWGGTPFEPFHYIPNTVARAAFDPRPAVVLVALSAVLLWGGLFALRRRDVG